A region of Streptomyces halobius DNA encodes the following proteins:
- a CDS encoding TetR-like C-terminal domain-containing protein: MDVSGADAADGNTGLPEAIKATARQLLVKLGAGGLSLDAVAEGGGFAVTDVAAVFPHRDDLLTALVIDAYNASGAAMERADQAASDARASAGARLLAAARALRQWSFGNPAEFTLVYGSPVPDYHAPQDTVPPASRTPAVLAGIVRSALEAGELTPPRRAVPGPPLLLPEAVELFGGVPEAPFSDIIERGVVLWSNLIGLLVFQVFSRTHDSVRDESAFFDYAIAVAAESIGLVVPLGESAD, translated from the coding sequence ATGGATGTTTCCGGAGCAGACGCCGCCGATGGCAACACCGGGCTGCCGGAGGCCATCAAGGCCACCGCGCGCCAACTGCTGGTGAAACTGGGCGCCGGAGGGCTGTCCCTGGACGCCGTCGCCGAGGGCGGCGGCTTTGCCGTCACGGACGTGGCAGCCGTCTTCCCGCATCGGGACGACCTGCTGACCGCGCTGGTCATCGACGCCTACAACGCGTCCGGCGCCGCGATGGAGCGGGCCGATCAGGCCGCCAGTGACGCCCGTGCGTCGGCGGGCGCGCGGTTGCTCGCGGCCGCCCGCGCACTGCGGCAGTGGTCCTTCGGCAACCCCGCCGAGTTCACGCTGGTCTACGGCTCGCCCGTTCCGGATTACCACGCCCCGCAGGACACGGTCCCGCCCGCCTCGCGCACCCCCGCCGTGCTGGCCGGCATCGTGCGTTCGGCGCTGGAGGCCGGTGAACTCACCCCGCCCCGGCGGGCGGTGCCCGGCCCGCCGCTGCTCCTGCCGGAGGCCGTGGAGCTCTTCGGCGGCGTGCCCGAGGCGCCGTTCTCGGACATCATCGAGCGCGGCGTCGTGCTGTGGAGCAATCTGATCGGGCTCCTGGTGTTCCAGGTCTTCAGCCGTACCCACGACAGTGTCCGGGACGAGTCCGCGTTCTTCGACTACGCCATCGCCGTGGCGGCCGAAAGCATCGGACTCGTCGTTCCGTTGGGCGAGTCGGCCGACTGA
- a CDS encoding MAB_1171c family putative transporter, translating into MNTTRILCFVIAALSSYAALVYRLSQVRRSWRENAYRTLVITLLLQCLTFTMGAVAMGSRSFLGVGNLAILVMHLSAVAFCVSAQIILLRWATADAATVRKTRYWLLTGIALNALLIALFFIADGPGRPATDFNTGSGRPLVLTYLLVFIVSQAVPCVTIFRQCGPYARMAGKASLRQALRLLSVAAVILFLYCLARTVNILTAAFGLDIGVWTVAPSVFSAAGIVTLSLSLTISSWGASAAKLLGWARSYRSYRALYPLWRDLYESSPDIALEPPGAAVSDLDYRLHRRVIEIRDGWRDLRPYIDRTANGAGRADSGASEESRQAFAEAAQIRQALYAKRTGTIPDDNKDAGDFDDRDTDNFTAEVAWLTKVASAYRRIDKAS; encoded by the coding sequence GTGAACACCACCAGAATCCTCTGTTTCGTCATCGCGGCGCTCTCGTCGTATGCCGCGCTCGTCTACCGGCTGAGCCAGGTACGGCGCAGCTGGCGGGAGAACGCCTATCGCACGCTGGTGATCACTCTGCTGCTCCAGTGCCTCACCTTCACGATGGGTGCCGTCGCCATGGGAAGCAGGAGCTTCCTGGGCGTCGGCAACCTCGCCATCCTGGTGATGCACCTATCGGCGGTCGCCTTCTGTGTCAGCGCGCAAATCATCCTGCTGCGCTGGGCGACCGCCGACGCGGCGACGGTACGGAAGACCCGCTACTGGCTGCTCACCGGCATCGCGCTCAACGCACTTCTGATCGCGCTCTTCTTCATCGCCGACGGCCCCGGCCGGCCGGCTACGGACTTCAACACCGGCAGCGGCCGGCCGCTGGTCCTCACCTACCTCCTGGTCTTCATCGTCTCCCAGGCGGTCCCGTGCGTCACCATCTTCCGCCAGTGCGGCCCCTACGCCCGAATGGCCGGTAAGGCCTCGCTGCGACAGGCCCTGCGGCTGCTCTCCGTCGCCGCGGTGATCCTCTTCCTCTACTGCCTGGCCAGGACGGTAAACATCCTCACCGCCGCGTTCGGGCTCGACATCGGCGTCTGGACGGTCGCCCCCTCCGTCTTCAGCGCGGCGGGCATCGTCACCCTCTCGCTCAGCCTGACCATCTCCTCCTGGGGGGCCTCCGCCGCCAAACTGCTGGGGTGGGCGCGCAGTTACCGGTCGTACCGGGCCCTCTACCCGCTCTGGCGGGACCTGTACGAGTCCTCCCCGGACATCGCCCTGGAGCCGCCCGGGGCCGCGGTCTCCGACCTCGACTACCGCCTCCACCGGAGGGTCATCGAGATACGGGACGGGTGGCGGGACTTGCGCCCCTACATCGACCGCACCGCCAACGGGGCCGGCCGAGCGGACTCAGGGGCGAGCGAGGAGTCCCGGCAGGCGTTCGCCGAAGCGGCGCAGATCAGACAGGCCCTGTACGCCAAGCGCACCGGCACCATCCCCGATGACAACAAGGACGCCGGCGACTTCGACGACCGCGACACGGACAACTTCACCGCGGAGGTCGCCTGGCTCACCAAGGTCGCATCCGCCTACCGAAGGATCGACAAGGCGAGTTGA
- a CDS encoding aminotransferase class I/II-fold pyridoxal phosphate-dependent enzyme: MTPVTAKDSPTDTADTAGATDSAGARRDDVAIVGMACRFPGARNLNQYWRLLTAPQAQFSAVPDSRWRTAAFLSDDFRDASSAYTDTMALLPDVGHFDAVHYGIPPRRARSMDPQHRLLIDLAREAIQDAGWEAEGFDREETSVITSLTESGYREISTLRIRMRQLAGGEFGTRSTDARWPETVRAVDGLHGTSVAGLLLNMGPNTISSVFDLHGESYALDSACSGGLMAVANAVFALRAGRCRIALAGGAQLVLTPDLLVGLCRIGAISRSGRCLPFGAEADGFVLGEGAGALVLRPLADALAAGDRVYAVIRGVGTANDGTVQGGMHPQAAGQLRALRRAYRDAGLAPDSVGYLEAHGTGTTVGDPVEVDVLRELRGERGAPAFLGAVKAVVGHSLNAAGTAGLIKTVLAVHRGVIPPQPEFDLAGRSGLDAARLTIPTTPTRWPGTGQPRRAGVSAFGFGGTGVHLVVEECTTAPPGPAPAEGPHLLVLSARDRAGLARHARELAHTIADERPPLAGVADTLARRAPLAERLALVAEDAADAAAKLTTAAEAVAAGRTGELGPGQIAGTVPPGELPEAGTVPPGELPVDDTTPSGELTEATVPTPGSPSAEARTAALARLAERAVTGSGIRPVRERIPPCTLPPSPLAPRHHWVVDESARGDGDTAHAHEAVGDDRPGPVDSPGAVDSPGAEPATAPAGVASTAPAISTASAASAASAASTIVLEEVSRTGVFPLSDLSERMALVTDLGFDSLMVQELEVNLGKRIPGFRAEEIFSPGLTIERLIALVDPHLTEPPAPGEPLPRETRAGRPDQGAATACVDDFPEVRQFEARLHSIAGSGADFPYFRVHEGNIRDTTMIGGRAYLSFGSYNYLGLSGHPVVNEAVHRAVERYGTSVSASRALSGERDLTVQLERALADFLGVGDCLALVSGHATNVTAIGHLVGAEDLVVHDALAHDSILQGCALSGAARRPFAHNDIGRLEHLLRLNRSRFRRVLIAVEGAYSMDGDLVDLPAVIELKKRYGALLMVDEAHSIGTVGERGRGVGEFFGVDRTDVDLWMGTLSKSFASCGGYLGGSARMVRWLRHTLPGFVYSVGLTPANAAAALAATELIDAEPHRMRTLRRNAELFLGLAASAGLATGSSAHTPIVPCVLGDSARTLSVADRLFDRGVIADPIFHPTVEEGLARLRFFVTSDHRADDIRRAVSVLAEEVAAAGG; encoded by the coding sequence GTGACACCTGTGACAGCGAAGGACTCCCCAACGGATACAGCGGATACAGCGGGTGCAACGGATTCGGCGGGAGCGCGGCGGGATGATGTCGCGATCGTGGGGATGGCGTGCCGGTTTCCTGGGGCGCGGAATCTGAACCAGTACTGGCGGCTCCTCACGGCCCCGCAGGCACAGTTCTCCGCCGTCCCGGACTCGCGGTGGCGCACCGCCGCCTTCCTCAGCGACGACTTCCGTGACGCGTCCTCGGCCTATACGGACACCATGGCGCTGCTGCCGGATGTGGGCCACTTCGACGCGGTGCACTACGGCATCCCGCCGCGCCGGGCCAGGTCGATGGATCCTCAGCACCGGCTGCTGATCGACCTCGCCCGCGAGGCGATCCAGGACGCGGGGTGGGAGGCCGAGGGCTTCGACCGCGAGGAGACCTCGGTGATCACATCGCTCACCGAGAGCGGCTACCGCGAGATCAGCACCCTGCGGATCCGGATGCGTCAGCTGGCCGGCGGCGAGTTCGGGACGCGGTCGACCGATGCCCGGTGGCCGGAGACGGTTCGCGCGGTCGACGGGCTGCACGGGACGTCCGTGGCCGGGCTGCTGCTCAACATGGGGCCGAACACGATCAGTTCGGTCTTCGATCTGCACGGCGAGAGCTATGCGCTGGACTCGGCGTGTTCCGGTGGGCTCATGGCCGTGGCCAACGCCGTGTTCGCCCTGCGTGCCGGACGGTGCCGAATCGCCCTCGCCGGTGGTGCCCAACTGGTGCTCACCCCCGACCTGTTGGTGGGACTGTGCCGGATCGGCGCCATCTCGCGCAGCGGCCGGTGTCTGCCGTTCGGCGCGGAGGCCGATGGCTTCGTGCTGGGAGAGGGCGCCGGAGCCCTGGTGTTGCGGCCCCTGGCCGATGCGCTGGCGGCCGGCGACCGGGTCTATGCGGTGATCCGGGGTGTGGGTACGGCCAATGACGGGACCGTGCAGGGCGGTATGCATCCCCAGGCGGCCGGTCAGCTCCGGGCGTTGCGCCGGGCCTATCGCGATGCGGGCCTGGCCCCGGACTCGGTGGGTTATCTGGAGGCGCACGGCACCGGGACCACGGTCGGCGATCCGGTCGAGGTCGATGTCCTGCGCGAACTGCGCGGCGAGCGGGGCGCACCCGCCTTCCTCGGCGCGGTGAAGGCGGTGGTCGGGCACTCGCTCAACGCCGCCGGGACAGCCGGACTCATCAAGACCGTCCTGGCCGTGCACCGGGGCGTGATACCACCGCAGCCGGAGTTCGACCTGGCCGGCCGTTCCGGGCTGGACGCCGCGCGCCTGACCATCCCGACGACGCCGACCCGATGGCCGGGGACCGGACAGCCGCGCCGCGCGGGGGTGAGCGCCTTCGGCTTCGGCGGCACCGGTGTCCATCTGGTGGTGGAGGAGTGCACCACGGCACCGCCCGGCCCGGCACCGGCCGAGGGGCCGCACCTCCTGGTGCTCAGCGCCCGCGACCGGGCCGGGCTGGCCCGTCACGCCCGGGAACTGGCGCACACCATCGCCGACGAACGGCCGCCGCTGGCCGGGGTGGCGGACACCCTGGCCCGCCGGGCTCCCCTCGCGGAACGCCTTGCCCTGGTGGCGGAGGACGCCGCTGACGCCGCCGCCAAGCTGACCACGGCGGCCGAGGCCGTGGCGGCGGGCCGTACCGGAGAGCTCGGGCCGGGGCAGATAGCCGGCACGGTGCCACCCGGTGAGCTGCCGGAGGCCGGCACGGTGCCACCCGGTGAGCTACCGGTGGACGACACGACGCCCTCCGGTGAGCTGACGGAGGCCACCGTGCCGACGCCGGGCTCGCCGTCCGCGGAGGCACGCACGGCCGCGTTGGCCCGGCTCGCGGAGCGCGCGGTCACCGGCTCGGGGATTCGCCCGGTGCGGGAGCGCATACCCCCGTGCACCCTGCCGCCGAGTCCGCTCGCCCCGCGCCACCACTGGGTGGTGGACGAGTCGGCTCGCGGGGACGGTGACACCGCCCACGCCCATGAGGCAGTGGGGGACGACCGGCCCGGACCGGTGGACTCGCCCGGGGCGGTGGACTCGCCCGGGGCGGAACCTGCGACGGCGCCGGCCGGTGTCGCATCCACCGCCCCCGCCATATCCACCGCTTCCGCCGCGTCCGCCGCGTCCGCCGCGTCCACCATCGTGCTCGAAGAGGTCTCGCGGACCGGCGTCTTCCCCCTCTCCGACCTGAGCGAGCGGATGGCGCTGGTGACCGATCTCGGCTTCGACTCCCTGATGGTGCAGGAGCTGGAGGTCAACCTCGGCAAGCGGATACCGGGCTTCCGCGCCGAGGAGATCTTCTCGCCCGGCCTCACCATCGAGCGGCTGATCGCGCTGGTCGATCCGCACCTCACCGAGCCGCCGGCCCCCGGTGAGCCGCTGCCCCGGGAGACCCGGGCAGGGCGGCCGGACCAGGGGGCCGCGACCGCGTGTGTCGATGATTTCCCGGAGGTGCGGCAGTTCGAGGCGCGCTTGCACTCGATCGCCGGCAGCGGCGCGGACTTCCCGTACTTCCGCGTCCACGAGGGCAACATCCGCGATACAACCATGATCGGCGGCCGCGCGTACCTGTCCTTCGGCAGCTACAACTACCTGGGCCTGTCCGGCCATCCGGTGGTCAACGAGGCCGTGCACCGGGCGGTGGAGCGATACGGCACCTCGGTCTCCGCCAGCCGGGCGCTCTCCGGCGAACGGGACCTGACCGTACAGCTGGAGCGGGCGCTCGCCGACTTCCTCGGCGTCGGGGACTGCCTGGCGCTGGTGAGCGGCCACGCCACCAATGTCACCGCCATAGGGCACCTCGTCGGCGCGGAGGACCTCGTGGTGCACGACGCGCTCGCGCACGACAGCATCCTTCAGGGCTGCGCGTTGTCCGGGGCGGCGCGGCGCCCGTTCGCCCACAACGACATCGGTCGGCTGGAACACCTGCTGCGGCTCAACCGGTCCCGGTTCAGACGGGTGCTGATCGCCGTCGAGGGCGCCTACAGCATGGACGGCGACCTCGTCGACCTGCCCGCCGTGATCGAACTGAAGAAGCGCTACGGCGCCCTGCTGATGGTCGATGAGGCGCACAGCATCGGCACCGTGGGCGAACGCGGCCGCGGCGTCGGCGAGTTCTTCGGCGTCGACCGGACCGACGTGGATCTGTGGATGGGCACCCTCTCCAAGTCCTTCGCCAGCTGCGGCGGTTACCTCGGCGGCTCGGCCCGGATGGTGCGGTGGCTGCGGCACACGCTGCCGGGCTTCGTCTACAGCGTCGGCCTGACCCCGGCCAACGCGGCCGCGGCACTGGCCGCCACCGAGCTGATCGACGCGGAACCGCACCGCATGCGCACGCTGCGGCGGAACGCGGAGCTGTTCCTCGGTCTGGCCGCCTCGGCCGGGCTGGCGACGGGCTCCAGTGCCCACACTCCGATCGTGCCGTGTGTCCTCGGTGACTCGGCGAGGACCCTGAGCGTCGCGGACCGACTGTTCGACCGGGGTGTCATCGCGGATCCGATCTTCCACCCCACCGTGGAGGAGGGGCTGGCGAGGCTGCGGTTCTTCGTCACCAGCGACCACCGTGCGGACGACATCCGACGGGCCGTGTCGGTCCTGGCCGAGGAGGTGGCGGCAGCCGGGGGATGA
- a CDS encoding helix-turn-helix domain-containing protein has product MSETDDRPKLAVRLDNLFRTVRPKGRHWTNAEVAEELKRANPELRVGGVYLSQLRTGKRSNPSPDLLAALARFFGVSVAYFFDDEVAESVLSEVAAIEALRQAGVRSVAMRAAGMKRENLQAITAIMDQYRQMQGLPPVTDASEAE; this is encoded by the coding sequence ATGTCCGAGACTGACGACCGGCCCAAGCTGGCGGTACGTCTGGACAACCTCTTCAGGACGGTGCGTCCCAAGGGCAGGCACTGGACCAATGCCGAGGTGGCGGAGGAGTTGAAGCGGGCCAACCCCGAACTCAGGGTCGGGGGTGTGTATCTGTCGCAGTTGCGGACGGGCAAGCGCTCCAATCCCTCACCGGACCTCCTGGCCGCCCTGGCGCGCTTCTTCGGTGTGTCGGTTGCCTACTTCTTCGACGACGAGGTCGCCGAGTCGGTGCTCAGCGAGGTCGCCGCCATCGAAGCGCTGCGGCAGGCAGGGGTCCGCTCGGTGGCGATGCGGGCGGCGGGGATGAAGAGGGAGAATCTCCAGGCCATCACGGCCATCATGGACCAGTACCGGCAGATGCAGGGTCTTCCGCCCGTCACCGACGCCTCGGAGGCGGAGTGA
- a CDS encoding toxin, translating into MRGARKGPSAGQDRRSHLKRLRKAGARRIAELDLPKVADVAELCRYLGEIRDRPITLVPMQMPASHPCGMWVAARDEDLIFYDANTTSAHQEHIILHELGHIICCHRGAGWLDEASARLLFPNLDPDLVRDMLLRATYDDVQEQEAEIIAYLLSQRVGSAEERRGASPSEAAGADGETGKDAMLSRIERTLI; encoded by the coding sequence GTGAGGGGCGCCAGGAAGGGCCCGTCGGCCGGTCAGGACCGCCGCAGTCACCTCAAGAGGCTACGGAAGGCCGGCGCGCGGCGGATCGCGGAACTCGATCTGCCGAAGGTGGCCGATGTGGCCGAACTCTGCCGCTACCTCGGAGAGATCCGCGACCGCCCGATCACGCTGGTCCCGATGCAGATGCCCGCGTCGCACCCGTGCGGCATGTGGGTCGCCGCACGCGACGAGGACCTCATCTTCTACGACGCCAACACGACCAGCGCGCATCAGGAGCACATCATCTTGCACGAGCTGGGCCACATCATCTGCTGCCATCGCGGGGCGGGTTGGCTGGACGAGGCGAGCGCCCGCCTCCTCTTCCCCAACCTCGACCCCGACCTCGTGCGTGACATGCTCCTGCGCGCGACCTATGACGACGTTCAGGAACAGGAAGCGGAGATCATCGCCTATCTGCTCTCCCAACGGGTGGGCAGCGCCGAGGAACGCCGCGGCGCGTCCCCGTCCGAGGCAGCCGGGGCAGACGGGGAAACCGGGAAGGACGCCATGCTCAGCCGGATCGAACGCACCCTGATCTGA